The following coding sequences are from one Streptomyces sp. NBC_01232 window:
- a CDS encoding Hsp20/alpha crystallin family protein, whose protein sequence is MTEEEETEDAYVIKAEMPGIPRENITVEMNGNDLCITGELDKRSDKVLTQRKGRFCYRASLSGGIDSDKTEATLDRGVLTVRISKSGESKPRQIPITGGDDRRV, encoded by the coding sequence TTGACCGAAGAGGAGGAGACCGAGGACGCGTACGTGATCAAGGCCGAGATGCCCGGCATTCCCCGCGAGAACATCACCGTGGAGATGAACGGCAACGATCTGTGCATCACGGGCGAGCTCGACAAGAGGTCCGACAAGGTGCTCACCCAGCGCAAAGGCAGGTTCTGTTACCGCGCCAGCCTGTCCGGGGGCATCGACAGCGACAAGACCGAGGCCACTCTCGACAGGGGCGTCCTGACGGTCCGCATCTCCAAATCGGGTGAATCCAAGCCGCGCCAGATCCCCATTACAGGCGGTGATGACCGGCGCGTCTGA
- a CDS encoding TetR/AcrR family transcriptional regulator translates to MGEAASTTTPRERYRQQVRSEIKERAWEQITAAGTSALSLNGIARLMGLSGTGLYRYFTSRDELLTELVHDAYQSLVGTLRTAAAQGKGNLAGLGQALRIWALDDPQRYFLVYGPPVPGYRAPADVAALTAEIMDILTDACAAEPDAPASTPESPLADGPAQSVGRAETASAQRLAISFRTRLHGVLSLELGGHFAGMECDPALLYQAELDLLVSH, encoded by the coding sequence ATGGGTGAAGCAGCTTCAACGACCACCCCCCGTGAGCGGTACCGGCAGCAGGTTCGTTCAGAGATCAAAGAACGGGCCTGGGAGCAGATCACTGCCGCCGGAACGTCCGCGCTCTCCCTCAACGGGATCGCCAGACTTATGGGCCTGAGCGGCACAGGACTCTACCGATATTTCACGAGCCGCGACGAATTGCTCACAGAATTGGTTCATGACGCCTACCAGAGCCTGGTGGGGACACTCAGGACTGCGGCTGCCCAGGGAAAAGGGAATCTTGCCGGCCTGGGACAGGCCCTGCGTATATGGGCGCTCGATGACCCACAGCGGTATTTCCTCGTCTACGGACCTCCGGTACCGGGCTACCGCGCCCCCGCTGACGTCGCCGCATTGACGGCGGAGATCATGGACATACTCACCGATGCCTGTGCCGCTGAACCCGACGCGCCCGCGAGTACGCCCGAGAGCCCACTGGCGGATGGCCCTGCGCAGTCGGTAGGGCGGGCCGAGACGGCGTCGGCTCAGCGCCTGGCAATCTCCTTCCGGACCCGGCTGCACGGGGTGCTCTCCCTGGAACTCGGCGGTCACTTCGCCGGAATGGAATGCGACCCCGCCCTGCTGTACCAGGCCGAGCTGGACCTGCTCGTGTCCCATTGA
- a CDS encoding gas vesicle protein K, which produces MSGEHPPSPHPRPGRVQDLGDSLSQAFRLIQAPPAPHDKPAHPAHRLTTDPDAVGEDLLKLVLTIIELLRQLIERQALRRVDAGDLTDEQEEELGATLLALHDSLADLCEEHGYALEDLNIDLGPLGPLLPPRG; this is translated from the coding sequence ATGAGCGGTGAACACCCCCCGTCCCCACACCCCCGGCCCGGACGAGTCCAAGACCTCGGCGACAGCCTGTCCCAGGCCTTCCGGCTCATCCAGGCGCCCCCCGCCCCCCACGACAAACCCGCCCACCCCGCCCACCGCCTGACAACCGACCCGGACGCCGTCGGGGAAGACCTCCTGAAGCTCGTCCTCACCATCATCGAGCTGCTGCGCCAGCTCATCGAACGCCAAGCGCTGCGCCGCGTCGATGCCGGCGATCTCACCGACGAGCAGGAAGAAGAACTCGGCGCCACCCTCCTCGCCCTCCATGACAGCCTCGCCGACCTTTGCGAAGAACATGGCTACGCCCTGGAGGACCTGAACATCGACCTGGGCCCCCTGGGGCCCCTCCTACCGCCCCGCGGCTGA
- a CDS encoding gas vesicle protein, with protein MTVSGHGEPLPGRQVALVDLLDRLLSGGVVLTGDIVLSIADIDLVRISLRALIVSVSSEIAPAGAEEGGRNER; from the coding sequence ATGACCGTCAGCGGACACGGCGAGCCCCTGCCCGGCCGCCAGGTCGCCCTCGTCGACCTCCTCGACCGGCTCCTGAGCGGCGGAGTCGTCCTCACCGGCGACATCGTCCTGTCCATCGCCGACATCGACCTCGTCCGTATCTCCCTGCGCGCCCTTATTGTCTCCGTCAGCTCCGAGATCGCCCCCGCCGGGGCAGAGGAGGGCGGACGCAATGAGCGGTGA
- a CDS encoding transglycosylase family protein — protein sequence MSRQRKDRQSRSVINQLLVPVVLLTVALLNASGADAAAVHSKPNRDWDAIARCESGGNWRANTGNGHYGGLQFTQSSWNAAGGRKYAPRADLATKAEQIATARRLAKIQGMGAWTCARRR from the coding sequence ATGTCGCGTCAACGCAAGGACCGGCAAAGCCGGAGCGTGATCAACCAACTACTGGTCCCTGTAGTCCTGTTGACTGTGGCTTTGCTGAACGCCTCCGGGGCTGATGCCGCTGCGGTGCACTCCAAACCGAACCGTGACTGGGACGCCATCGCACGGTGTGAATCCGGCGGGAACTGGCGGGCGAACACCGGCAACGGCCACTACGGCGGGTTGCAGTTCACCCAGTCGAGCTGGAACGCGGCAGGGGGTCGCAAGTACGCACCACGCGCGGACCTCGCCACCAAGGCGGAGCAGATCGCGACGGCGAGGAGACTCGCCAAGATCCAGGGCATGGGGGCTTGGACCTGCGCACGCCGCCGCTGA